A window from Candidatus Omnitrophota bacterium encodes these proteins:
- the rsfS gene encoding ribosome silencing factor has product MIAARAALEKQAENVLVMDVRGLSNVTDFFVLCTAASSRQLDAIKGHLEAVLETAGCSLWHIEGASGAPWILMDFGPLVVHLLDSAARDFYRLEDLWADAPRIAVEEHPTLKS; this is encoded by the coding sequence CTGATCGCCGCACGCGCCGCGCTGGAGAAGCAGGCGGAGAACGTGCTGGTGATGGATGTGCGCGGGTTGTCGAACGTCACCGATTTCTTTGTGCTCTGCACGGCGGCCAGCTCGCGGCAGCTTGACGCGATCAAAGGGCATCTGGAAGCGGTCTTGGAAACGGCGGGTTGTTCGCTGTGGCATATCGAGGGCGCATCCGGCGCGCCGTGGATCCTGATGGATTTCGGCCCCCTCGTGGTGCACCTGTTGGACAGCGCCGCGCGAGACTTCTACCGGCTGGAAGATCTGTGGGCTGACGCCCCCCGCATTGCCGTGGAAGAGCATCCCACCTTGAAATCATAA
- a CDS encoding HlyC/CorC family transporter, whose translation MIHVPMSIVLGLLLLASALISASEAAMLSINKVRLRHLVEQGNRSAQITFDLLKQLDHLVSTLLVANTTVNVVFTAIGSWWIVSIFGSDPGLAIATIVLAALLLLIGEITPKLFAVTHPETVALIMARPLRLLTAVLYPLSTFWTWLGRGLLHLLRVPVKRRAPLVTEEEIKVMIQMGREAGVLAEQELRLLHRIFEFSDSIVRDAMVPRAQIAGVDLRAKPEAVLDVLIEQGHARIPVYQGSLDHVVGVIYARDLLTMVRHGGLFVLADLIRPVAFVPETKRIAELLSEFQQQKAQIAIVQNASKATVGLVTIEDLLEEIVGEIHEERPPTRRA comes from the coding sequence ATGATCCATGTGCCGATGAGTATCGTGCTTGGCCTTCTCCTGCTGGCCTCCGCCCTCATTTCAGCCTCTGAGGCGGCGATGCTCTCGATCAACAAAGTCCGCCTCCGCCACCTGGTGGAGCAGGGCAATCGCAGCGCGCAGATCACCTTTGACCTGCTCAAACAACTCGATCATCTCGTCAGCACCTTGCTGGTGGCCAACACGACGGTGAATGTGGTCTTTACCGCCATCGGCTCCTGGTGGATCGTGTCGATCTTCGGCTCTGATCCCGGGCTAGCCATCGCCACGATCGTGCTGGCGGCACTGCTGCTGCTGATCGGGGAAATCACGCCGAAGCTCTTCGCGGTGACACACCCCGAGACGGTGGCGCTGATCATGGCCAGACCGCTTCGCCTGCTGACCGCGGTGTTGTACCCGCTTTCCACCTTTTGGACGTGGCTCGGCCGCGGGTTGCTGCACCTGCTGCGGGTGCCGGTGAAGCGCCGCGCGCCGCTCGTCACCGAAGAAGAGATTAAAGTGATGATCCAGATGGGGCGGGAGGCCGGCGTGCTGGCGGAGCAGGAGCTGAGGCTGCTGCATCGGATTTTCGAGTTCAGCGATTCGATTGTCAGAGATGCGATGGTGCCGCGCGCGCAGATCGCCGGCGTGGATTTGCGCGCCAAGCCGGAGGCGGTGCTGGACGTCCTCATTGAGCAAGGGCATGCGCGGATTCCGGTCTACCAGGGCAGCCTGGATCACGTCGTCGGCGTGATTTACGCGCGGGATTTGCTGACCATGGTGCGGCATGGGGGCTTGTTCGTGCTGGCCGATTTGATCCGTCCGGTGGCCTTCGTGCCCGAGACCAAGCGCATCGCCGAGCTCCTGAGCGAGTTCCAGCAGCAAAAGGCGCAGATCGCCATCGTGCAGAATGCAAGCAAAGCGACCGTGGGCCTGGTGACGATCGAGGACCTGCTGGAAGAAATTGTCGGAGAAATCCATGAAGAGCGGCCCCCCACGCGGCGCGCTTGA
- the nadD gene encoding nicotinate (nicotinamide) nucleotide adenylyltransferase, whose protein sequence is MRLGIFGGTFNPIHIGHLLLAETAREELSLDRVLFVPTHQPPHKTAANLLPGAERFQLVQLAIKDHPNFVASDIELTRGGPSYSIETVKTLHAQLPMAKLFLLMGEDMLAVRWLSWKELKGLCAIVIAHRPNSPKCRREAGVKWLDMPQVDIASSDIRKRLKAGRSIRYLVPPAVARHLYSQRLYGAGALAAS, encoded by the coding sequence ATGCGACTCGGCATTTTCGGCGGGACGTTCAATCCGATTCATATCGGCCATCTTCTGCTGGCGGAGACGGCGCGGGAAGAGCTCTCGCTTGACCGGGTCCTCTTCGTGCCGACGCATCAGCCGCCGCATAAGACGGCCGCGAATCTGCTCCCCGGTGCTGAGCGGTTTCAGCTCGTGCAGCTGGCGATCAAGGACCATCCGAATTTCGTCGCGTCGGATATTGAGCTGACCCGGGGCGGGCCCTCCTATTCCATCGAGACGGTAAAGACGCTGCATGCGCAATTGCCCATGGCCAAGCTCTTCCTCCTGATGGGCGAAGACATGCTCGCGGTGCGCTGGTTGTCGTGGAAGGAGCTTAAAGGACTGTGCGCCATCGTGATCGCCCATCGCCCCAACAGCCCGAAGTGCCGCCGGGAGGCCGGGGTGAAATGGCTGGACATGCCGCAAGTCGACATCGCCTCCTCTGACATCCGCAAGCGCCTGAAGGCGGGCCGGTCGATCCGCTATCTGGTTCCTCCTGCCGTGGCGCGCCACCTGTACTCGCAGCGCCTCTACGGCGCAGGAGCCTTGGCCGCCTCATGA
- a CDS encoding glutamate-5-semialdehyde dehydrogenase yields MTIAGELQEAIREVVGAAKEASRVLARASTAQKNNALSAMAAALRSAAAEILAANARDVAAAKHAQLSVALVDRLALTEPRIAEMAQSIEAVAALPDPVGAVIRSWQQPNGLAIKKVRVPLGVIGIIYESRPNVTSECASLCVKSGNAVVLRGGSEAFASNHAIAKPLQAALRETGLPEAAVTMIPTADRAGVDAMLEMEAFIDVVIPRGGETLIRKIAEQSRIPVIKHAKGVCHVYVDEAADLRMASAIALNAKCQRPATCNAMETLLVHRTVAASFLPQVIQKLQEAAVEVRGCEKTRAIAPSVAPATEDDWTAEYLDLILSVRVVDSLEEAIEHIQRYGSAHSDAIVTADAAHAQRFTREVDSAAVYVNASTRFTDGFQFGLGAEIGISTDRLHARGPMGLEELTTYKYVVYGTGQLRT; encoded by the coding sequence ATGACCATTGCCGGTGAGCTTCAGGAGGCGATTCGCGAAGTTGTCGGGGCGGCGAAAGAGGCCTCCCGCGTCCTGGCCCGCGCCTCAACGGCGCAGAAGAACAATGCGCTTAGCGCTATGGCCGCGGCATTGCGGAGCGCGGCGGCCGAGATCCTTGCCGCGAATGCGCGCGATGTCGCGGCGGCGAAGCACGCCCAGCTCTCAGTGGCACTGGTGGATCGGCTGGCCTTGACCGAGCCGCGCATCGCGGAGATGGCGCAGTCCATCGAGGCGGTGGCCGCCCTGCCTGATCCTGTGGGTGCTGTCATCCGCAGCTGGCAGCAGCCGAATGGCCTGGCGATCAAGAAGGTCCGCGTGCCGCTGGGTGTGATCGGCATCATCTATGAATCGCGTCCGAATGTGACGAGCGAGTGCGCCTCGCTCTGTGTTAAAAGCGGCAATGCGGTCGTGCTGCGCGGCGGCTCGGAGGCGTTTGCCTCGAACCACGCGATCGCCAAACCGCTGCAGGCGGCCTTGCGTGAGACAGGACTGCCCGAGGCCGCGGTCACCATGATTCCAACCGCGGATCGGGCCGGCGTTGATGCGATGCTCGAGATGGAGGCCTTCATCGACGTGGTGATCCCCCGTGGAGGCGAGACCTTGATCCGCAAGATCGCCGAGCAGTCGCGGATTCCGGTGATCAAGCACGCCAAGGGTGTGTGCCATGTCTACGTGGATGAGGCGGCGGATCTGCGCATGGCCAGCGCCATCGCGCTGAATGCCAAATGCCAGCGGCCGGCCACTTGCAACGCCATGGAGACGCTGCTCGTGCATCGAACGGTCGCGGCATCGTTTTTGCCTCAGGTGATTCAGAAGCTCCAGGAGGCGGCGGTGGAGGTGCGCGGGTGCGAGAAGACGCGCGCCATCGCGCCATCCGTGGCACCGGCAACGGAAGACGATTGGACCGCGGAGTATCTGGATCTGATCCTGTCGGTCCGCGTGGTCGACTCGCTGGAAGAAGCGATCGAGCACATCCAGCGGTACGGGTCGGCGCACTCGGATGCCATCGTGACAGCCGATGCGGCGCATGCGCAGCGATTTACGCGCGAGGTAGATTCGGCCGCGGTGTACGTCAACGCCTCGACCAGGTTCACCGACGGTTTCCAGTTCGGCCTCGGGGCGGAGATTGGCATTAGCACCGACCGGCTGCACGCCCGCGGACCGATGGGGCTGGAAGAGTTGACGACCTATAAGTATGTCGTGTATGGCACCGGACAGCTTCGCACCTGA
- the proB gene encoding glutamate 5-kinase — MTQRHALRAQRVVVKVGASVLTDAKGRLLPQRMAQLVEEIAAAHRARRQLIVVSSGAIACGMAQLGIAPRPTALAQLQACAAVGQGELMHRYTTLFAEHGVLTAQVLLTQDDLSQDARLRNTKQTLLTLLHRRVVPIVNENDTVSVEEITFGDNDRLAAYVACAVEAQLLVILSDVDGFLKDGKPLARVQSVTRLYSSVKPGTRHTTKGGMASKLDAARIVGRRGISMILANGTMAGVVTHAVSGRQVGTRFAP, encoded by the coding sequence ATGACCCAGCGCCACGCACTGCGCGCGCAACGTGTTGTCGTGAAAGTGGGTGCCAGCGTCCTGACCGATGCGAAAGGCCGGCTGCTGCCCCAGCGCATGGCGCAACTCGTCGAGGAGATCGCGGCCGCTCATCGCGCCCGCCGCCAGCTCATCGTCGTGTCTTCAGGCGCGATCGCCTGCGGCATGGCCCAGCTTGGGATCGCGCCACGTCCGACGGCCTTAGCACAGTTGCAAGCCTGCGCCGCGGTGGGGCAAGGGGAGCTGATGCATCGCTATACGACGCTGTTTGCCGAGCACGGCGTCTTGACCGCTCAAGTGCTCCTCACGCAAGATGATCTTTCGCAGGACGCCCGGCTGCGCAATACGAAGCAAACGCTGCTGACTCTGCTGCATCGGCGCGTCGTGCCGATTGTCAACGAAAACGACACGGTCTCGGTGGAGGAGATCACCTTCGGCGATAACGACCGCTTGGCCGCCTACGTCGCGTGCGCGGTTGAAGCGCAACTGCTGGTGATCCTCTCCGATGTGGACGGATTTCTCAAGGATGGCAAGCCGCTCGCCCGGGTGCAATCGGTCACGCGGTTGTACTCTTCGGTGAAGCCCGGGACGCGGCACACCACGAAGGGCGGCATGGCCTCAAAACTTGACGCGGCTCGGATTGTCGGGCGCCGCGGAATCTCGATGATCCTGGCGAATGGCACGATGGCCGGTGTTGTGACGCACGCAGTCAGCGGCCGCCAGGTGGGAACGAGGTTTGCCCCATGA
- the obgE gene encoding GTPase ObgE produces MWFVDQADIVVKAGDGGRGCSSFAHPPYTRYPYPDGGNGGDGGDVIVMADPNIATLLDFQFRHEFSAGRGGHGGSNTKTGKRGELLTIHVPVGTVIHETLTGAVLRDLSSPQEHVVIACGGGGGFGNAAAPEAQEGSPGEEKRLTLELKLLADVGLIGFPNAGKSSLLSRLSTAHPKIAPYPFTTTYPVLGVVEAAGGARFVACDIPGLIEGASQGKGLGFQFLRHIERTRLLVHLIDMAAIDGRDPADAYAHVNQELAVYSPSLQEKPQLIAANKMDLPQAEAHLAAFRAAAPQAAVWPISCATGAGIPALLRAIAQALAKLPT; encoded by the coding sequence ATGTGGTTTGTCGATCAGGCCGACATTGTTGTGAAGGCCGGAGATGGCGGCCGCGGCTGCTCCTCCTTTGCCCACCCCCCGTATACCCGGTATCCGTATCCTGACGGCGGCAATGGCGGTGACGGCGGCGACGTCATCGTGATGGCTGACCCCAATATCGCGACCCTGCTTGATTTTCAGTTTCGGCATGAATTCTCAGCCGGCCGCGGCGGGCACGGCGGCAGCAATACGAAAACAGGCAAGCGCGGCGAACTCCTGACGATTCACGTGCCGGTGGGCACCGTGATCCATGAGACCCTCACCGGTGCCGTGCTGCGCGATCTGTCCAGCCCGCAGGAACATGTCGTGATCGCGTGCGGCGGAGGCGGGGGGTTCGGCAATGCCGCAGCGCCGGAGGCGCAAGAGGGCTCGCCCGGGGAGGAAAAGCGCCTCACCCTTGAGCTGAAGCTCCTCGCCGATGTCGGGCTGATCGGGTTCCCCAATGCGGGAAAATCTTCGCTGCTGTCGCGCCTCTCAACCGCCCATCCGAAAATCGCCCCGTATCCGTTCACCACGACCTACCCGGTGCTGGGGGTCGTGGAGGCGGCGGGAGGAGCCCGGTTTGTGGCCTGCGACATCCCAGGGCTCATCGAAGGCGCGTCACAGGGCAAAGGGCTGGGATTTCAGTTTCTGCGGCACATCGAGCGCACGCGCCTGCTTGTGCATCTTATCGACATGGCGGCCATCGATGGGCGCGACCCGGCGGACGCCTACGCGCACGTGAACCAGGAGCTTGCGGTGTACAGCCCGTCCCTTCAGGAAAAACCGCAGCTCATCGCGGCGAATAAGATGGACCTGCCGCAGGCGGAGGCGCATCTGGCGGCGTTCCGAGCCGCAGCACCTCAGGCTGCCGTGTGGCCGATCTCCTGTGCGACAGGCGCTGGGATCCCGGCATTGCTTCGCGCGATCGCGCAAGCACTCGCTAAGCTACCCACATGA
- the rpmA gene encoding 50S ribosomal protein L27, with the protein MAHKAGAGSTKNGRDSAGRRLGVKRFEGERVTAGSILVRQRGTKFAAGWFVGIGSDWTLYAKADGIVRFPKPGVVSIEPLK; encoded by the coding sequence ATGGCGCATAAAGCCGGAGCAGGATCAACGAAGAACGGCCGCGATAGCGCCGGGCGTCGATTAGGCGTCAAGCGTTTCGAGGGCGAGCGCGTCACCGCCGGCTCGATTTTGGTGCGGCAGCGCGGCACCAAGTTTGCCGCGGGCTGGTTTGTCGGAATCGGCAGCGACTGGACCCTGTACGCGAAGGCGGATGGTATCGTTCGGTTTCCCAAACCCGGCGTTGTGAGCATTGAACCCCTGAAATGA
- the rplU gene encoding 50S ribosomal protein L21: MYAIIEAGGRQWKVEPGTRLDINRLATPVGESVTVEQVLFAHDGHEAKIGRPYVEGAKVVCEVLEHRRGPKIITYHYRRRENWRKTSGHRQPMSRLIVKDILWPGSAPKAQIEAAARPAAKPRGTGVVKKTPTVTAKPRKITTGRKDD; the protein is encoded by the coding sequence ATGTACGCGATTATTGAAGCTGGCGGACGCCAATGGAAGGTTGAGCCGGGCACGCGGCTGGATATCAACCGGCTCGCCACACCGGTCGGCGAGTCTGTCACGGTAGAGCAGGTGCTCTTTGCTCACGACGGGCATGAGGCGAAGATCGGGCGGCCGTATGTCGAGGGGGCCAAGGTGGTGTGCGAGGTCCTTGAGCACCGGCGCGGCCCGAAGATCATCACGTATCATTATCGCCGGCGGGAGAACTGGAGAAAGACCTCAGGGCATCGCCAGCCGATGAGCCGCCTGATCGTGAAAGATATTCTCTGGCCGGGCAGCGCGCCGAAGGCGCAGATCGAGGCCGCCGCGCGGCCTGCGGCCAAGCCTCGCGGCACCGGAGTGGTGAAGAAAACCCCGACAGTCACTGCCAAACCACGAAAGATTACCACTGGACGAAAAGACGACTAA
- a CDS encoding Rne/Rng family ribonuclease, with translation MPKLKEIFISADAQETRVAVTEEKRLEEYYVERASDTRMVNSIYKGRITSVVPGIGAAFVDIGLGKNGFLYVADIVEPKPEEDAILEGEAPAQKARPQHHGGQRRSRIEDDAKVGQEILVQDVKEPFGTKGARLTTHISLPGRYMVLMCNDSRLGVSKRIEDGKERGRLREILSKLRFSQEAGLIIRTAGIGKGEKEFARDVRYLSRIYQETKRRSARAKAPACVYQEYELAQRVIRDSFTEDTHRIVVDSKKPFHELRHFLQVLIPGVRVRVDWYQGDQPLFEKEGLEDQIASLFDKRVQLPSGGSIVIEPTESMVAIDVNTAKFTGRRGLEETAFHVDKEAAIEVARQLRLRDIGGIVVIDFIDLDIAAHRRELVKTLEDALERDRAKTNLVSFSEICVAELTRQRMRRSFETVSHQSCPYCNGKGSIKSAVTMAIEAIREAKRVLKAGHHKTVELLVHPQVAVRLLQEDRPSLTALENTSRAKILVLSDPSLHFEQIKVNVGNQ, from the coding sequence ATGCCTAAGCTCAAAGAAATCTTCATCAGCGCGGACGCCCAGGAAACCCGCGTGGCGGTCACCGAGGAGAAACGGCTCGAGGAGTATTACGTCGAGCGCGCCTCGGATACCCGCATGGTGAACAGCATCTATAAGGGCCGGATCACGTCGGTGGTGCCCGGCATCGGGGCGGCGTTCGTCGACATCGGGCTGGGGAAAAATGGATTTTTGTACGTCGCGGATATCGTCGAGCCCAAGCCGGAAGAAGACGCGATCCTTGAAGGCGAGGCTCCGGCCCAGAAAGCGCGGCCGCAGCACCACGGCGGCCAACGGCGCTCCAGAATCGAGGACGACGCCAAGGTCGGGCAGGAAATCCTGGTCCAAGACGTGAAAGAGCCCTTCGGCACCAAGGGAGCGCGCCTCACCACCCACATCAGCTTGCCCGGCCGCTACATGGTGCTGATGTGCAACGACTCAAGGCTCGGGGTGTCCAAGCGGATCGAGGACGGCAAGGAGCGCGGCCGCTTGCGCGAGATCCTCTCGAAACTGCGGTTCTCCCAGGAGGCCGGGCTGATCATCCGCACCGCCGGCATCGGCAAAGGGGAAAAAGAGTTTGCGCGGGACGTGCGGTACCTCTCGCGGATCTACCAAGAGACGAAGCGCCGCTCGGCGAGGGCCAAGGCCCCGGCCTGCGTGTACCAGGAATACGAGCTGGCCCAGCGCGTCATCCGGGATAGCTTCACCGAGGATACCCACCGCATTGTCGTCGACTCGAAAAAGCCGTTCCACGAGCTGCGCCATTTCCTGCAAGTGCTGATTCCCGGGGTCCGGGTGCGGGTCGATTGGTATCAGGGCGATCAGCCGCTGTTTGAGAAAGAGGGGCTGGAGGATCAAATCGCCTCGCTGTTTGATAAGCGGGTGCAATTGCCCTCCGGCGGATCGATCGTGATTGAGCCGACCGAGAGCATGGTCGCGATCGACGTCAACACCGCGAAGTTCACCGGCCGGCGAGGCCTGGAGGAGACGGCGTTCCATGTGGATAAAGAGGCGGCGATCGAGGTCGCCCGGCAACTGAGGCTGCGCGATATCGGCGGCATCGTGGTGATCGATTTCATCGATTTGGACATCGCCGCCCACCGCCGGGAGCTGGTGAAGACGCTGGAGGATGCGCTGGAGCGCGACCGGGCCAAGACGAACCTGGTGTCGTTCTCCGAGATTTGCGTGGCCGAGCTGACCCGCCAGCGGATGCGGCGCTCCTTCGAAACCGTCAGCCATCAGTCCTGCCCCTACTGCAACGGCAAGGGCAGCATCAAGTCGGCGGTCACGATGGCCATCGAGGCGATCCGGGAGGCGAAGCGGGTGCTGAAAGCAGGGCACCACAAGACGGTCGAGCTGCTGGTCCATCCGCAGGTGGCTGTCCGCTTGCTGCAGGAGGATCGGCCCAGCCTGACCGCGCTTGAGAACACGAGCCGAGCCAAGATCCTCGTACTTTCGGACCCGAGCCTGCACTTTGAGCAGATCAAGGTGAACGTCGGCAATCAATAG
- a CDS encoding 16S rRNA (uracil(1498)-N(3))-methyltransferase encodes MMHRVFVPPEDIKGSTITIANPKDVHHLVRVLRLRAGDGLECFDGSGAIYDGVIDQCASGQVRVAVRRHRQVPAQQRRIALAMALLPADRFDWAIQKATELGAAQIIPLVTERTIIRLTKEQGQRKVGRWQAISREAAQQCGQAVLPIIESPQRFAELTQRFHEFSRVLLPTLGPGTIPLREVLSSLNPQPPAPSPQPTLALSSMLVCIGPEGDFTPQEVRHASAAGAVAVSLGRAVLRSETAAISVLAVLLI; translated from the coding sequence ATGATGCACCGCGTCTTTGTCCCGCCTGAAGACATCAAGGGCTCGACCATCACCATCGCTAACCCGAAGGACGTGCATCATCTGGTGCGCGTGCTGCGGCTGCGAGCCGGGGACGGCCTTGAATGTTTCGACGGCTCTGGCGCGATTTATGACGGCGTGATCGACCAGTGCGCGTCAGGCCAGGTGCGCGTGGCGGTGCGTAGGCATCGGCAAGTCCCGGCACAGCAGCGTCGGATCGCGCTGGCCATGGCCCTGCTGCCTGCGGATCGGTTTGATTGGGCCATCCAGAAGGCGACCGAGCTTGGGGCAGCACAGATCATCCCGCTGGTGACAGAGCGGACGATCATCCGCTTGACCAAGGAACAGGGGCAGCGCAAGGTTGGCCGGTGGCAAGCGATCAGCCGGGAGGCCGCCCAGCAATGCGGCCAGGCGGTGCTGCCGATCATCGAGTCGCCGCAGCGCTTCGCCGAACTTACACAGCGCTTTCATGAATTTTCCCGCGTGCTGTTGCCCACCCTCGGTCCTGGCACCATCCCCTTGCGCGAGGTGCTATCCTCCCTGAACCCCCAGCCCCCAGCTCCTAGCCCCCAGCCGACTCTGGCTTTATCGTCAATGCTCGTTTGCATCGGGCCGGAAGGCGATTTTACGCCGCAGGAAGTCCGCCACGCCTCGGCCGCAGGGGCTGTGGCGGTTTCGTTGGGCCGCGCGGTCTTGCGCTCTGAGACGGCGGCGATCAGCGTGCTGGCGGTTCTTCTGATATAA
- a CDS encoding type II toxin-antitoxin system HicB family antitoxin, which produces MYRFLVVIEKAKRNYSAYVPDLPGCVATGKTMKAVERSIREAIEFHVLGLQEDRSPIPHPQAHSAYMAVSVS; this is translated from the coding sequence ATGTACAGATTTCTTGTTGTCATTGAGAAAGCCAAGAGGAACTACTCTGCCTATGTCCCAGATTTGCCTGGTTGTGTGGCAACCGGCAAGACCATGAAGGCGGTCGAGCGCAGTATTCGTGAAGCTATCGAATTTCATGTGCTGGGACTTCAAGAGGACCGCTCGCCGATTCCGCACCCACAGGCGCATTCCGCGTATATGGCCGTTTCTGTGTCTTAG
- a CDS encoding type II toxin-antitoxin system HicA family toxin, whose amino-acid sequence MKIRDIIKLIEEDGWYLVATKGSHRQYKHLRKPGRVTVAGHPSDKLAPGTLNSVFKQAQVRKPG is encoded by the coding sequence GTGAAAATTCGTGATATTATTAAATTAATCGAGGAAGATGGTTGGTACCTGGTTGCGACAAAGGGCAGTCACAGACAATACAAACACCTGCGCAAGCCGGGCCGTGTGACGGTTGCGGGGCACCCGAGTGACAAATTAGCGCCTGGCACGTTGAATAGCGTTTTCAAGCAGGCTCAAGTAAGAAAGCCTGGATGA
- a CDS encoding prepilin-type N-terminal cleavage/methylation domain-containing protein encodes MRRARSRGGFTLLELMMVVIILAILAAIALPQYLRTSERARAAEALSALAAVRSSEIRAKALSNTGAYAAFADLDIDLAAAGKSWDFTVDAAGGTATAKRNGGDSKDKIIKITFSTGDVCTDDPATYGGTACAGAPAPAPGP; translated from the coding sequence ATGAGACGAGCCAGGAGTAGGGGAGGGTTTACGCTGTTGGAACTGATGATGGTGGTCATCATTCTTGCGATTCTTGCGGCCATTGCGCTGCCGCAATATTTGCGAACCAGCGAGCGCGCTCGCGCGGCGGAAGCGTTAAGCGCGCTGGCTGCAGTCCGAAGCTCGGAAATTCGCGCGAAAGCGCTCTCGAACACTGGTGCGTACGCGGCATTTGCTGACCTTGATATCGACCTTGCCGCCGCGGGCAAGTCGTGGGACTTTACTGTCGATGCGGCCGGCGGAACAGCCACCGCTAAAAGAAACGGGGGCGATAGTAAAGATAAGATCATAAAGATTACATTTTCGACCGGTGATGTGTGTACGGATGATCCGGCCACCTATGGAGGGACCGCGTGCGCAGGCGCGCCAGCACCAGCACCAGGCCCGTAA
- a CDS encoding type II secretion system F family protein, with translation MPTFSYVARDQLGAAQAGQLDAASEDEVITVLQGRGLLVTSVAKRDLAAAPRPVARRSMLRMHQRVTIDDQVLMCEELGTLIEAGVPLLRSLEVVSAQVESRSMLAALEQVHRDVGAGSSLRAAMGKHPAIFSKIWLNMVETGEASGRLAETFRHLADHLERVRHLQNEAQTAATYPMFLAVVAAVVMAVFVYWLIPKFAKIFESYMGSMELPLLTRMVVGFCHAARQYFFLFVAAGIGGFFLVKRYLRTEAGQWTRDRLVLRLPVVETLLTYIQLAEFSRGLATMLESGVPMLTTLEILSSSASNKLYAQAISSVQQQVREGKPMAGPMEATGMFPAIVVQMIQVGEEIGELAKMASRLAKYYEERADTFIARMTRLFEPVAIIIMAGIVLFVVLSIFLPIFQMTTGTGLRA, from the coding sequence ATGCCAACATTCTCTTACGTTGCACGCGACCAGTTAGGGGCCGCCCAAGCCGGGCAGCTCGATGCGGCCAGCGAAGATGAAGTGATCACAGTGCTGCAGGGCCGCGGGCTGCTCGTGACGTCTGTAGCCAAGAGGGATTTGGCCGCAGCCCCTCGGCCGGTGGCCAGGCGCAGCATGCTGCGCATGCACCAGCGGGTCACGATCGATGACCAGGTGCTGATGTGCGAGGAGCTGGGCACGCTGATTGAAGCCGGTGTTCCGCTCTTACGGAGCCTTGAGGTCGTCTCGGCCCAGGTGGAAAGCCGCTCGATGCTCGCGGCCCTTGAGCAGGTGCACCGCGACGTGGGGGCGGGCAGCTCGCTGCGCGCGGCGATGGGCAAGCACCCGGCCATCTTTTCCAAGATTTGGCTCAACATGGTGGAAACCGGCGAAGCCAGCGGCCGGCTGGCCGAGACCTTCAGGCACCTGGCGGATCACTTAGAGCGCGTGCGGCATCTGCAAAACGAAGCGCAGACCGCCGCCACCTATCCGATGTTTCTGGCCGTGGTCGCGGCGGTGGTCATGGCGGTCTTCGTGTACTGGCTCATCCCGAAGTTCGCCAAGATCTTTGAGTCGTACATGGGCAGCATGGAGCTGCCGCTGCTGACCCGGATGGTGGTGGGGTTCTGCCACGCGGCCCGGCAGTATTTCTTCCTGTTTGTCGCCGCGGGAATCGGAGGATTTTTCCTGGTGAAGCGGTATCTCAGGACTGAAGCCGGCCAATGGACCAGGGATCGGTTGGTGCTTCGGCTGCCGGTGGTGGAGACGCTGCTGACGTACATCCAGCTGGCGGAGTTTTCCCGCGGGCTGGCGACCATGCTGGAAAGCGGCGTGCCCATGCTGACGACGCTGGAAATCTTATCGAGCAGTGCGAGCAACAAGCTCTATGCCCAAGCGATCAGTTCGGTGCAGCAGCAGGTGCGGGAAGGCAAACCCATGGCCGGGCCGATGGAGGCGACCGGCATGTTTCCGGCGATCGTCGTGCAGATGATCCAGGTGGGGGAGGAAATCGGCGAGCTGGCCAAGATGGCCTCCCGCCTGGCGAAATATTACGAAGAGCGGGCCGACACGTTCATCGCGCGCATGACGCGGCTGTTTGAGCCGGTGGCGATCATCATCATGGCCGGCATCGTGCTGTTTGTGGTATTATCCATCTTCCTACCGATCTTTCAGATGACGACGGGGACAGGATTGCGGGCGTAA